One Thermoplasma volcanium GSS1 genomic window carries:
- a CDS encoding MFS transporter yields MPVVHPTVHRKPRILSNFSDLSLYYISYNLFAFSNGLFGTFINIFFFSKFNLISVVEYQAAIQGTQTLMFVFSGYLIRILNAKYVYSIGNYARSLIIFALILAKGPLFNPIIFGLIYGIPSGIFWSGNNTLSQAVTRSKDRFGFLSTNSTIAGAAGLVAPLLAGFIISISYGRGLERYSTDFLISALLLIIAGTVAIAIREKGEGRWKYRARNTIIGRDEKYSKFKTYFFLSNILTITVSTIVPLYIFSLTKSYVLIGFFGTFLSLVNLISNATVVSLRRIVPNISQISIVVVMLSSLLYFIHVWNNVASAYVASALIIYFMVPLNNSAMSNFMGFLDGVQRTAVYWINREYYLVSGRIFSFAVLAVLSSLGFPIGLLMFSLPVFSLSVLGFIKVSK; encoded by the coding sequence TTGCCAGTAGTTCATCCAACAGTACACAGAAAGCCGCGTATACTTTCGAATTTCTCGGATCTATCTCTTTATTATATTTCGTATAACCTCTTCGCATTTTCCAACGGCCTTTTTGGGACATTTATAAATATATTCTTTTTCTCGAAGTTCAACTTAATTAGTGTTGTTGAATACCAGGCCGCCATACAGGGCACGCAAACTCTAATGTTTGTATTCAGCGGATACCTGATCAGAATCCTCAATGCAAAGTACGTTTACTCCATTGGAAACTATGCTCGTTCATTGATAATATTTGCACTGATACTTGCCAAAGGCCCTCTCTTTAACCCCATCATTTTCGGCCTTATCTACGGCATCCCTTCCGGTATATTTTGGTCTGGAAATAACACACTGAGCCAGGCAGTAACAAGGAGCAAGGACAGATTCGGATTTCTTTCTACAAATTCTACGATAGCGGGCGCTGCAGGGCTTGTTGCCCCTCTGCTTGCAGGCTTTATCATCTCAATTTCATACGGCCGAGGCTTGGAAAGGTACAGTACGGATTTCCTAATTTCTGCCCTGCTGCTCATCATTGCTGGAACAGTTGCGATCGCCATTAGAGAGAAAGGTGAAGGCAGATGGAAGTACAGGGCAAGGAATACAATAATAGGGAGGGACGAAAAATACTCCAAGTTTAAAACTTACTTTTTCCTATCAAACATTCTAACTATAACCGTATCTACAATCGTGCCCCTCTATATTTTCTCCCTCACCAAAAGCTACGTTTTGATAGGTTTTTTCGGTACATTCCTGTCTCTTGTTAATTTGATATCTAACGCTACTGTGGTCTCGCTGCGCAGGATCGTACCGAACATAAGCCAGATATCTATCGTTGTAGTTATGCTCTCTTCCCTGCTTTACTTCATACATGTTTGGAATAACGTGGCTTCAGCGTACGTAGCCTCCGCTTTGATAATCTATTTTATGGTTCCACTAAATAACTCCGCAATGAGTAACTTTATGGGTTTCCTCGATGGCGTGCAGAGGACAGCTGTTTACTGGATAAATAGGGAGTATTATCTCGTTTCCGGAAGGATATTCTCTTTTGCCGTATTGGCTGTTCTTTCGTCCCTAGGGTTCCCTATAGGCCTATTGATGTTTTCATTGCCTGTCTTCTCTCTATCCGTACTTGGTTTTATTAAGGTATCGAAATGA
- a CDS encoding glycosyltransferase family 2 protein codes for MSIIEDNKISFVIPTINEEKTIGSVIDGIHENFPNAEIILVDTNSTDKTKEIAKSKGATVIEEPRKGYGRAYQTGIPAAKGDIIVCMDGDGTYPTDIVKPLIEILILDKVDFISCDRITFRTSTNYTTLHYVGNMVLNLTIRILFKVRMVDSQSGMWIFRSELYKKMKNLGYGMSFSQNIKIEAVRHGVFIEIPIRYGVRITKPKLKTWHDGFHNLFALFIKRVSE; via the coding sequence ATGTCGATCATTGAGGACAATAAGATAAGCTTTGTAATACCAACCATAAACGAAGAAAAAACTATAGGTTCTGTAATAGACGGCATACATGAAAATTTTCCCAATGCCGAGATTATACTCGTAGATACAAACTCAACCGATAAGACGAAGGAGATAGCAAAGAGCAAGGGAGCCACGGTTATAGAGGAACCAAGGAAAGGCTATGGAAGGGCATATCAGACAGGCATACCAGCTGCAAAGGGCGACATAATAGTATGCATGGACGGTGACGGTACGTATCCAACCGATATAGTAAAGCCGCTGATCGAAATACTAATACTCGATAAAGTAGACTTCATCTCTTGCGACAGGATAACCTTTCGTACAAGCACAAACTATACTACATTACACTACGTTGGTAATATGGTGCTTAATCTTACCATACGCATTCTTTTCAAGGTTAGAATGGTTGATTCACAGAGCGGGATGTGGATATTCCGATCGGAACTTTACAAAAAGATGAAGAATCTAGGATACGGGATGTCTTTCTCCCAGAACATAAAAATCGAGGCTGTTCGGCATGGCGTATTCATTGAAATACCGATCAGGTACGGCGTCCGCATAACCAAGCCTAAATTAAAGACATGGCACGACGGCTTCCACAATTTATTCGCCTTATTTATAAAGCGTGTATCGGAATAA
- the sepF gene encoding cell division protein SepF: protein MLFKRKQDQKKTDAKVKYIDLVRFPPDESSEDHKIVKVAEVYSYEDLLETVKYPYSGNILIVDISGVSDEMASRRIMEKCATIGKEINGDVARVSKNMIMITPNGIKIDREKFRGSMGL from the coding sequence ATGCTTTTCAAGAGAAAACAAGATCAGAAGAAGACTGATGCAAAGGTAAAGTACATCGATCTTGTTAGATTCCCGCCAGATGAGTCCTCAGAAGACCATAAAATAGTGAAGGTAGCAGAAGTATACAGTTACGAAGATCTTCTTGAGACGGTGAAATATCCATACTCCGGAAACATACTCATTGTGGACATATCTGGAGTTTCTGATGAGATGGCATCAAGGCGCATAATGGAAAAATGCGCTACTATTGGCAAGGAGATAAACGGAGATGTTGCAAGAGTATCAAAGAACATGATAATGATAACTCCTAACGGCATAAAAATAGATAGGGAGAAGTTCCGTGGATCAATGGGCCTTTAG
- a CDS encoding MFS transporter codes for MPSNKWFISYLMSSMASGLTNPMIPLFVVVYLHSNVFFVGVASAVSSAASVPALIFWGNLSDSLSRRKVFILIGFFGAFASFLPIFFVRNIYEYMAILILFQVLAMASVPVSTVMILEQNDRSQWPQVISNFSMISGVGSVIGLVIGTVFITLEYSPSALPLVYILSSIIYLIAGVTAIKLISEPGRHITRNDVPLHTFRVVERARYFPTSVIHFLSLSSGKNGENLDKNVFLFITMTAFLMFGFQLFFVPYPVMVIKFGGNNILIFVMYALNSLLSTISFMFTGRIVTRLGGKTSLFIAVFSRVIIFSAAAAIPMFLYGTYALVSAVAVYAVLGGIWSIISVSQTNYISRNSGQKARGKAIGLYNSLLGVGQILGGLTSGIITTLYGYSIDYITSALIIMAGLVIMMKIYRGEKIFSFSKASPDKYGQC; via the coding sequence ATGCCTAGCAATAAGTGGTTCATCAGCTATCTTATGTCGAGCATGGCCTCAGGCTTGACAAATCCTATGATCCCTCTCTTCGTAGTCGTTTATTTGCATTCAAACGTTTTCTTTGTCGGTGTTGCATCAGCTGTTTCTTCAGCCGCCTCTGTACCGGCACTAATATTTTGGGGAAACCTTTCAGATAGTTTGTCCAGAAGAAAAGTCTTCATACTCATTGGTTTCTTCGGAGCTTTTGCCTCATTCCTCCCGATATTCTTTGTGCGAAATATATATGAATATATGGCCATTCTTATATTATTCCAAGTCTTGGCTATGGCCAGTGTACCAGTTTCAACTGTAATGATATTAGAACAGAACGACAGGTCTCAGTGGCCGCAGGTCATTTCAAACTTCAGCATGATATCCGGCGTTGGTTCTGTCATTGGGCTAGTCATAGGCACGGTTTTCATAACACTTGAGTATAGCCCGTCGGCTTTACCGCTGGTTTACATTTTGTCATCTATCATTTATTTGATCGCAGGAGTAACTGCGATAAAACTTATAAGTGAGCCAGGAAGGCACATCACAAGGAATGATGTGCCCCTGCATACTTTTAGAGTTGTAGAAAGGGCCAGGTATTTCCCTACTTCGGTAATCCACTTCCTAAGCCTTAGTTCTGGAAAAAATGGAGAGAACCTTGACAAAAACGTTTTCCTGTTCATAACAATGACTGCATTTCTAATGTTTGGTTTTCAGCTTTTCTTTGTGCCTTACCCTGTTATGGTAATAAAATTTGGGGGCAACAATATCCTTATATTCGTAATGTACGCTTTAAACTCCCTATTATCAACTATATCCTTCATGTTCACTGGAAGGATCGTCACGAGGCTTGGCGGAAAAACTTCCCTATTCATTGCAGTATTTTCAAGAGTCATTATATTCTCTGCCGCTGCGGCCATACCGATGTTCCTATACGGAACCTACGCACTAGTATCAGCAGTTGCAGTCTACGCTGTCCTTGGTGGAATTTGGAGCATAATAAGCGTTAGCCAGACGAACTACATATCAAGGAATTCAGGCCAAAAGGCACGTGGAAAGGCCATCGGCCTATACAACTCTCTACTCGGTGTAGGCCAAATCCTTGGCGGATTGACATCCGGGATAATAACAACTCTATACGGATATTCGATCGATTACATAACATCAGCATTAATAATAATGGCTGGGCTAGTGATAATGATGAAAATATACAGGGGAGAAAAGATCTTCTCTTTTTCTAAGGCAAGCCCAGACAAATATGGACAGTGCTAA